One part of the Parabacteroides sp. FAFU027 genome encodes these proteins:
- a CDS encoding formylglycine-generating enzyme family protein, which produces MIRKILPILLFAIALSSCNYKNKGQLQNVTHSLFKDPTPKGMVLVKRGAFRMGTPNDTVWGAVNDSMTVSIENFWMDETEVTNFMYKHFVNWVKDSVLRERLATVDPSFKPANKATGDSVLNWKKPIPWRSKNPEIQGVLSGMYVNLPRQTKKFLNTNILNYTYDWIDFEKANSRKYSLNRSILNTDVKLDQLADSYMLMDSSYVNSKGRVVTVQVNRPIRSYKDYFTTAVVNVYPDTSCWKVDFVAEKNDMYAALYFSSAGYQNYPVVGVSWDQANAFSYWRTRFYQTKSRYECAPYRLPTEAEWEFAAKGGKKGMVNKKYPWKGDDIVDKKGCYFANFKPLKGNFPEDGYLITAPVGSFPPNDLGLYDLVGNVAEWTSTAYFPTGNKIMSTINASSEFNALGSFPYALKKKVVRGGSFKDVYNFVNVNLREWKYQNEKMAYVGFRCVRNMPGEKY; this is translated from the coding sequence ATGATAAGAAAGATTCTTCCGATTTTGCTTTTTGCGATTGCATTAAGCTCCTGCAACTACAAGAACAAAGGTCAGTTGCAAAACGTGACTCATTCGTTGTTCAAAGATCCGACACCCAAGGGGATGGTATTGGTAAAACGCGGAGCATTTCGGATGGGTACCCCCAATGATACAGTGTGGGGAGCTGTGAACGATTCGATGACAGTCTCTATCGAGAACTTCTGGATGGACGAAACCGAAGTGACCAACTTTATGTACAAACACTTTGTCAACTGGGTGAAGGACTCTGTATTGAGAGAGAGACTGGCTACGGTAGATCCTTCTTTCAAACCGGCCAATAAAGCGACCGGAGACTCCGTGCTGAACTGGAAGAAACCGATTCCGTGGAGATCCAAGAATCCCGAAATCCAGGGCGTACTCAGCGGAATGTATGTGAATCTGCCGCGCCAGACAAAGAAGTTCCTCAATACGAATATCCTCAATTATACCTACGACTGGATTGACTTTGAAAAGGCCAACAGCCGGAAGTATTCGCTGAACAGATCGATCCTGAATACGGATGTCAAACTGGACCAGCTGGCAGATTCCTATATGCTGATGGACTCTTCCTACGTTAACTCTAAAGGCCGCGTAGTAACTGTACAGGTCAATCGTCCGATCAGATCCTACAAAGATTACTTCACTACGGCTGTCGTAAATGTATATCCGGATACCAGCTGCTGGAAAGTGGACTTTGTGGCGGAGAAAAATGATATGTACGCCGCCCTCTATTTCTCAAGCGCAGGTTATCAGAACTATCCGGTGGTAGGTGTTTCCTGGGATCAGGCAAACGCTTTCAGCTACTGGAGAACCCGATTCTACCAGACTAAGAGCCGCTATGAGTGTGCACCGTATCGTCTCCCGACCGAAGCGGAATGGGAATTCGCCGCTAAAGGAGGTAAAAAAGGCATGGTGAACAAAAAATATCCATGGAAAGGGGATGATATCGTAGATAAAAAAGGATGTTACTTTGCCAACTTCAAACCGTTGAAGGGTAACTTCCCCGAAGACGGCTACCTGATCACGGCTCCTGTAGGATCGTTCCCTCCGAATGATTTAGGCCTCTATGACCTGGTGGGCAACGTGGCGGAATGGACCTCTACGGCTTACTTCCCGACCGGTAATAAAATCATGTCAACGATCAATGCCAGCTCTGAATTTAATGCATTGGGCAGCTTCCCGTATGCACTCAAGAAAAAAGTGGTCAGAGGCGGTTCTTTCAAAGACGTTTACAATTTTGTGAATGTGAATCTCCGTGAGTGGAAATACCAGAACGAAAAGATGGCGTATGTCGGTTTCCGTTGCGTACGTAACATGCCTGGTGAGAAATATTGA
- the gldL gene encoding gliding motility protein GldL yields the protein MKKQKKSPSALQHFLASKKGKTVMNYCYSFGAAVVILGAMFKILHLPGGAIMLGAGMLTEVFVFCVFAFEVQSEDLHWEALFPVLETKKEEDNFLKLMAEKGVKSSGVSQLPEVSANSAKRLEESIIKLDNAATQLYKMAEMTEVTQSYLAKMSDVSTSMERFSKSTGQLAEISDNLADTYTSMKENAGSVKTSYDRYVHQMTALTDNIGGLSKVYHEQMNAITLQIESLSKLHNEMTRMAVSFEGSSSNASKFKAETEKMAEQLTSLNAIYSRMIKALTTNLTVND from the coding sequence ATGAAAAAACAAAAGAAATCTCCGTCGGCACTCCAGCATTTCCTGGCCTCTAAAAAAGGAAAAACAGTCATGAACTATTGCTATAGCTTTGGTGCAGCAGTCGTTATTCTGGGTGCAATGTTTAAAATCCTTCACCTTCCGGGTGGTGCGATTATGCTTGGTGCGGGTATGCTTACCGAAGTTTTCGTATTCTGCGTCTTCGCTTTTGAGGTACAAAGCGAGGATCTGCATTGGGAAGCGCTTTTCCCTGTGTTGGAAACCAAAAAGGAAGAGGATAACTTCCTGAAACTGATGGCTGAAAAAGGAGTTAAAAGTTCAGGCGTATCCCAACTTCCTGAAGTATCGGCTAATAGCGCCAAAAGACTGGAAGAGAGTATTATCAAACTGGATAATGCCGCTACCCAGCTCTATAAAATGGCAGAGATGACAGAGGTGACACAAAGTTACCTGGCTAAAATGTCGGATGTAAGCACCAGTATGGAACGCTTTAGTAAATCGACCGGTCAGCTTGCCGAGATCTCGGATAATCTTGCCGATACTTACACTTCCATGAAGGAAAATGCAGGATCAGTGAAGACCAGCTACGACCGTTACGTGCATCAGATGACCGCACTGACAGACAATATTGGCGGATTGAGCAAGGTATATCACGAACAGATGAATGCCATTACCCTGCAGATCGAGTCGTTGAGCAAACTGCACAATGAAATGACGAGAATGGCCGTTTCGTTTGAAGGCTCCTCTTCCAATGCGTCAAAATTCAAGGCGGAAACAGAAAAAATGGCAGAACAACTGACTTCTCTCAATGCAATTTATTCCAGAATGATTAAAGCGTTGACAACGAATCTGACTGTTAACGATTAA
- the gldM gene encoding gliding motility protein GldM, producing the protein MAGGKLTPRQKMINLMYLVLMAMLALNVSKDVLNAFVMVDDSIKKTTEIKFNQNKSLLEELQFYAKQNPVKAKPALDKAMKVMAGTDELYKYIQELKVKIAKQADGEEGDVNDIKNKEDLEAAAQVMLSPINGQANKLKSWIDKFSAEVGSYIPDPNKKAMILQSLSTKLSAKERLNNLNWQNAHFENMPAVAVNTFLSKMQNDLKNAESEALYALIKSVDVGDFRVNSLNAYVIPNSTNIIVGGTYSGRVVLSAEDSTKRPNIFVRGQQLSPASRGKFQFTCGAIGDFTMNGVIELTRGDGSISKFPFENKYSVVAPTATVSATKMNILYAGWSNPVSISVPGVPSGQLSASVSNGSIRRQGNEWIVVPNLSAIGSEVTITTSASVGGKSFSVASKFRVRKTPAPSASVVLPSGNKFKGGRVSKFDVAQSSGLIAELEDLDIPYSVVSFDLSYYGSLGDVKTLPSSGNKFSGAQVAVLEKLPKNQMAALNNIVVRGPSGTQTVNDITIISKN; encoded by the coding sequence ATGGCTGGAGGAAAATTGACGCCACGTCAAAAGATGATCAACCTGATGTATCTTGTACTCATGGCAATGCTGGCGCTCAACGTATCGAAAGACGTTTTGAATGCCTTTGTCATGGTCGATGACAGCATCAAGAAAACAACGGAAATTAAGTTCAATCAGAATAAGAGCCTTCTTGAAGAGCTTCAGTTTTATGCCAAGCAGAATCCGGTGAAGGCAAAACCGGCACTGGACAAGGCAATGAAGGTGATGGCCGGAACTGATGAGCTTTATAAATACATCCAGGAGCTGAAGGTGAAAATCGCAAAGCAGGCGGATGGAGAAGAAGGCGATGTCAATGACATCAAGAACAAGGAAGACCTTGAGGCGGCAGCCCAGGTGATGCTCTCTCCGATCAACGGACAGGCAAACAAACTAAAATCATGGATTGACAAATTTAGTGCGGAGGTAGGAAGTTATATCCCCGACCCTAACAAAAAGGCGATGATCCTGCAAAGCCTTTCGACAAAGTTATCGGCAAAAGAGAGACTGAACAATCTGAACTGGCAGAATGCACACTTTGAAAATATGCCTGCGGTTGCGGTGAATACTTTTTTAAGTAAAATGCAGAATGACCTGAAGAATGCAGAGAGTGAAGCGCTTTATGCACTGATCAAAAGTGTCGATGTGGGTGACTTCCGGGTAAACTCCCTGAATGCTTATGTGATACCGAATTCCACCAATATCATCGTGGGTGGTACCTACAGTGGCCGGGTGGTCCTCTCGGCGGAAGACTCCACCAAGAGACCGAATATCTTTGTCAGGGGCCAGCAGTTGTCTCCGGCAAGCCGGGGTAAATTCCAGTTTACCTGCGGGGCTATCGGTGACTTTACGATGAACGGGGTTATAGAGTTGACCCGTGGTGACGGATCTATCTCAAAATTCCCTTTTGAAAATAAATACAGCGTTGTTGCGCCTACCGCTACTGTCTCTGCGACCAAGATGAATATCCTGTATGCCGGATGGAGCAATCCGGTCAGCATTTCTGTTCCCGGGGTTCCAAGCGGACAGTTATCGGCGTCGGTGAGCAACGGTTCGATCAGACGCCAGGGCAATGAGTGGATTGTCGTGCCTAACCTTTCTGCGATTGGCTCCGAGGTTACGATTACCACCAGCGCTTCCGTGGGCGGTAAGAGCTTCTCGGTAGCAAGCAAGTTCCGGGTAAGAAAAACACCGGCGCCATCGGCCTCTGTCGTTTTACCTTCGGGTAATAAATTCAAAGGCGGTCGTGTTTCCAAATTTGATGTGGCACAGTCATCCGGCCTGATCGCCGAACTGGAAGACCTTGATATTCCATATTCAGTCGTAAGCTTTGACTTGTCTTACTACGGATCGTTGGGTGATGTGAAGACTCTGCCTTCCAGTGGGAATAAGTTCTCAGGAGCTCAGGTGGCGGTTTTGGAAAAACTGCCGAAGAACCAGATGGCTGCCCTGAACAACATTGTGGTAAGGGGACCTTCGGGTACGCAGACGGTTAATGATATCACCATCATATCCAAAAACTAG